A genomic segment from Mus caroli chromosome 17, CAROLI_EIJ_v1.1, whole genome shotgun sequence encodes:
- the Atp6v1g2 gene encoding V-type proton ATPase subunit G 2 gives MASQTQGIQQLLQAEKRAAEKVADARKRKARRLKQAKEEAQMEVEQYRREREQEFQSKQQAAMGSQGNLSAEVEQATRRQVQGMQSSQQRNRERVLAQLLGMVCEVRPQVHPNYRVTV, from the exons ATGGCCAGTCAGACCCAGGGTATCCAGCAGCTCCTCCAGGCTGAGAAGCGGGCAGCGGAGAAGGTGGCCGATGCCAGGAAGA GGAAGGCCCGGCGACTGAAGCAGGCGAAGGAGGAGGCTCAAATGGAGGTGGAGCAATACCGCAGGGAACGGGAGCAGGAGTTCCAGAGCAAGCAGCAGGCG GCCATGGGCTCTCAGGGGAACCTGTCTGCTGAAGTGGAACAGGCCACAAGACGGCAGGTTCAGGGCATGCAGAGTTCCCAGCAGAGGAATCGGGAGCGCGTCCTGGCTCAGCTTCTCGGCATGGTCTGTGAAGTCAGGCCCCAGGTCCACCCCAACTATCGGGTTACTGTCTAG